A genomic region of Aureibacillus halotolerans contains the following coding sequences:
- a CDS encoding polysaccharide pyruvyl transferase family protein: MVQVMTQLKEKLNVVSDVIPENSDIFFFDYPVYKNIGDMLIWQGAERFFKEKNIHVRKRFSYHKVNNKLKYEQKINIPQNVIIVCQGGGNFGDLYGPHQELRNLLIENYPDHKIVILPQTIHYQKEENEIKDFASYAKHKDLHIFVRDNKSFTTAKKYLENVYLSPDMAHALYPINRKANDSNASKTLYLMRRDLEKAPAIKGFNSPNATFDWEDLFTPFSLFLLKVLYKMHNMNIPNVIKVKSLDLYVRYKVNKAINMYGGHETIITSRLHGHILACLMNKGNQLMDNTYGKNSSYYKLWTKNLNNSKLIE, encoded by the coding sequence ATGGTCCAAGTGATGACGCAATTAAAAGAAAAATTAAACGTAGTGTCTGACGTTATACCTGAGAATTCAGATATATTTTTCTTTGACTATCCAGTGTATAAGAATATTGGCGATATGCTAATTTGGCAAGGAGCAGAAAGGTTTTTTAAAGAGAAAAACATCCATGTGAGAAAAAGATTTAGTTATCATAAGGTCAACAATAAATTAAAATACGAACAAAAAATAAATATTCCTCAAAACGTCATTATTGTCTGTCAAGGTGGTGGAAACTTCGGAGATTTGTACGGCCCTCATCAAGAATTAAGGAACTTATTGATAGAAAATTACCCGGACCACAAAATAGTGATTCTCCCTCAAACGATACACTACCAAAAAGAAGAAAACGAAATAAAAGATTTCGCGTCATATGCAAAACATAAAGATCTGCATATCTTTGTACGAGACAACAAAAGCTTTACGACTGCTAAAAAATATCTGGAGAATGTGTATCTCAGCCCAGATATGGCTCATGCACTTTATCCAATCAATCGTAAGGCAAATGATTCGAATGCGAGTAAAACCTTATACTTAATGAGGCGTGATTTAGAAAAAGCACCTGCTATTAAAGGATTCAACAGTCCAAATGCAACATTTGATTGGGAAGACCTCTTCACCCCATTTAGCTTGTTTTTATTAAAAGTTTTATACAAAATGCACAACATGAACATACCGAACGTTATAAAAGTGAAATCATTGGACCTTTATGTTCGATATAAAGTCAACAAAGCAATAAACATGTATGGTGGTCACGAAACGATTATTACGTCAAGATTACATGGCCATATTTTAGCCTGTCTAATGAACAAGGGCAATCAATTAATGGACAATACGTACGGGAAAAACTCATCATATTACAAGTTATGGACAAAAAATCTTAACAACTCAAAATTAATTGAATAA